One Anaeromusa acidaminophila DSM 3853 genomic window, ATACAAGTTCTGTCACAAGACGCCGATCCGGTCCGGACAATTCGCGCTGCTTCGCTAGTTCTTTCGCTAACGCAATATTAGCGTAAGCGCCGCGAACCGTAACGTCTTGAATTATTTTTAAAGCAACCGCTCTAGCATTCATGCTCTCTTTCAAGCCTTTCTTCCATTGGTATCAATAAATTGCAATACCGCCTGCTCAACCGCTGACATTTGCACCTTAGTATTACAACAAGGTCCATAAGGACGCTCGTTCAGCACACCGATAACCGGTAAAGGAAACACATCCTGGATGCCGCTGGTCAAATCCCGTTCACAAGCAATAGCCAGCACCGCCCTAGGGCGCAGCGTCTTAATTACTTTGCGCGCCAAGGTTCCCCCTGTAACAATAGCTACATGAACGCCGTATTTCTCAGAAAGCCGCAGCAAATCGCCCACCTGGCAGCCGCCGCATTTTTTGCAATTGGCAATATCGCGCGTAATCTTATGCGGGCAGGTATCCAGTTGAATACAATGAGGCGTCAAAATCAACAGCTGCTCCGGTTTTACCTTAACATGTTTCTGGCGAATCAGTTGATTGCTGACTTCAATAAAGGATCGCTCTACTCGTTCCTTATTTACATCCAGCAAACGTCCCAAAAACGTCGCTACCGGAAAGAGCATATTAATTACAGTCCAGGCTACGCCTTTAAAAATGCCAAAGGTTGGCAGCCCCATTAAAGCCAGAATTACGCCCATAACGCTTAAAGCCCCTACGGCCACCACTAATAGCAGCATTGCTCCCAAAAGAAGCGGTAAATGCTGACTGATGGACGACAACCCTGGAGCGCTAACCTTCCACAACCCATAGGTAGAAAGAGCCGCCACAACCAGGCTGGCCAAAAGCAAGGCCAAAAACAAACGCTTTTTAGGTCTGGTCATGACTTGCATCATCTCCATCCATCTTCCTCCTTATACCAGCCTGTCTCCAGGCTGCAGGGAATAGCCGCAGGCGCATTCCGAAGCTTTCATGCGACGCTTATTTTCCGGCTGCACTTCCAATAGTTCCAATAGACCATCGCCTGTTTCCACAACAAATCCTTCTACAGATAAACGGGCAATACGTCCAGGAACCGTTCCCTCAGGAGCAGCTTCTTCACAAAGGCGGCTTTTCCAAACTTTCAACCGTCCCCCGGCATACCGACAGTACGCGCCCGGCCAGGGTGAAAGCCCCCGAATACGATTATGAAGCTCTTGCGCTGAACGATTCCAGTCCAGTTGCTCTATGTCGGCTTTTAAAAGCGGAGCATACGTCGATACATTATGATCCTGCTTAGTACGAGGCGCTTTTCCTTCTGCGATTAAAGCCAGCGTTTCCTGCAACAACAGGGCCCCTTTTTGCATAAGCTGATCATGAACCTCTCCGGTAGAAGCATCTTGTGAAATAGCAATTTCCTTTTTGAGAATCATATCGCCCGTATCCAGGCCTTCATCCATATACATGGTTGTCACGCCGGTTTTCGTTTCTCCTTGCATGACCGCCCAGTGAATCGGCGCCGCTCCCCGATAATACGGTAGCAATGAAGCATGCACATTCACACATCCAAGCGGTGGAATAGACAGGATGGCAGGAGAAAGAATCTGTCCAAAAGCCACAACTACCATCACGTCCGGCGCCAACTCCCGCAGAACTTTCTCGAACTCGGGCGTTTTGATTTTTTCCGGCTGTAATACTTCTAGGCCGTGCTCAACTGCGCAGGTTTTTACCGGCGAGAACGATAGCTTGCGCCCGCGCCCGCGAGGTCGATCCGGCTGCGTAATGACCGCCGCCACTTCATGGCCTGCCGCTAGCAAGGCTTCTAAGCAAGGCACCGCAAAATCCGGGGTTCCCATAAAAACAACACGAAGAGACTTCATGACGAAGCCCCCTCTTTTTGCAGCGAATCCGCCTTTTCCACGAACAGCACACCATCCAAGTGATCCATTTCATGCTGCAACGCTCGCGCCAAAAGACCACTGCCAGTTACGCGGATTTTTCGACCTGAGCGGTTCAACCCTTCCACTACGACCTTTTCATAGCGCTCCACTTCCCC contains:
- a CDS encoding DUF116 domain-containing protein, translated to MMQVMTRPKKRLFLALLLASLVVAALSTYGLWKVSAPGLSSISQHLPLLLGAMLLLVVAVGALSVMGVILALMGLPTFGIFKGVAWTVINMLFPVATFLGRLLDVNKERVERSFIEVSNQLIRQKHVKVKPEQLLILTPHCIQLDTCPHKITRDIANCKKCGGCQVGDLLRLSEKYGVHVAIVTGGTLARKVIKTLRPRAVLAIACERDLTSGIQDVFPLPVIGVLNERPYGPCCNTKVQMSAVEQAVLQFIDTNGRKA
- the fmt gene encoding methionyl-tRNA formyltransferase; translated protein: MKSLRVVFMGTPDFAVPCLEALLAAGHEVAAVITQPDRPRGRGRKLSFSPVKTCAVEHGLEVLQPEKIKTPEFEKVLRELAPDVMVVVAFGQILSPAILSIPPLGCVNVHASLLPYYRGAAPIHWAVMQGETKTGVTTMYMDEGLDTGDMILKKEIAISQDASTGEVHDQLMQKGALLLQETLALIAEGKAPRTKQDHNVSTYAPLLKADIEQLDWNRSAQELHNRIRGLSPWPGAYCRYAGGRLKVWKSRLCEEAAPEGTVPGRIARLSVEGFVVETGDGLLELLEVQPENKRRMKASECACGYSLQPGDRLV